AGTCTTTTTTCTCTCAAAAAGTTTCCCCTATACTTTCCCCCTTTTGTTTTTTGGTAATATTATTATAAAAATGATGATTCTTAAATTGAGGTACATATTATAAGGTTGTAAAATTTGACTGTAAAAAATAAAATTAATTTAATAAACTGATTGTCAATGATTTAATTTTTATAATTGAAAATTTATTTCTAACTTCGCTTCTTTTTTCTACCTAAAAAATTCTTTTGAGATTATATTGGGGTATAACTCGTAATTAATAACATTAAAATTTTTTATTATGAAAAATGCGTATTCTATTAAAGTAGCATTGAGAACTGATAAAGTTCTACAAAATGGAGATTGTCCTTTAATCTTAAGAGTAATTATTGATTCTAAACAAAAGAAGATTGATTTGAAAGAAAGAATTAATCCGAAATATTGGGATTCTAAAAATTCTAAAGCTTTAGGAAAAGGATTTAAAATTCTGAATAATAAATTGGATAAAGCTAAATCCGATTTGGTAACTTTTTGTTCCCTGAAAGAAAGTGGAGGTATTTCTGTAACCTTTGAATTAATTGATAGTTATTTGAAAGGAAAAGATGATAACGATTTCTTTCAGGTATATGATGATATTGTAATTTCTAAAAAACTAAAAGAAGATACGGAGTATAAATATACATTGCTGAGAAACCGATTAAAAGAATTTAAAACCCGAATTTTCTCCTCTGATATTAATTATAATTTTATTGTAAAATTCGATACTTTTTTGAGAAGTAAAAGTATTGGGGACGGAGGATTGTATAATCATCATAAATGTTTAAAATCTATAATTAATGAAGCGTTGAAGCTTGATAAATTGGAAAAATCTCCTTATTTATTGTTTAAATTTAAAGG
This genomic stretch from Chryseobacterium sp. POL2 harbors:
- a CDS encoding site-specific integrase, producing MKNAYSIKVALRTDKVLQNGDCPLILRVIIDSKQKKIDLKERINPKYWDSKNSKALGKGFKILNNKLDKAKSDLVTFCSLKESGGISVTFELIDSYLKGKDDNDFFQVYDDIVISKKLKEDTEYKYTLLRNRLKEFKTRIFSSDINYNFIVKFDTFLRSKSIGDGGLYNHHKCLKSIINEALKLDKLEKSPYLLFKFKGVKQNEVFLEESEVLKIRDLRFTVEERKKYAVSRDMFLFSCYTGLRYSDCNNLRVADVDFGNGILKIEMVKTGDEIILPINSQTKGLLCRYIINKKKEEKVFPQITNQVLNRNLKKIAEMAEIDKRVTCHVGRHTFASNLINRKNVPIPIVSKLLGHTNISNTMIYTNSNLNVLRNTMKDFRYGIKP